One Pseudomonas sp. FP1742 genomic window carries:
- a CDS encoding LysR family transcriptional regulator, with amino-acid sequence MNRNDLRRVDLNLLIVFETLMHERSVTRAAEKLFLGQPAISAALSRLRGLFDDPLFVRTGRSMEPSARAVEIFALLSPALDSISTAVSRAAEFDPATSTAVFRIGLSDDVEFALLPMLLKRLRAEAPGIVLVVRRANYILMPSLLASGEISIGVSYTADLPANAKRKVLRRSMPKLLRADTVPGPLSLDDFCARPHALVSFAGDLSGFIDEELEKLGRKRHVVLAVPQFNGLSTLISGTDIVATVPDYTAEALTAAGGVRAEDPPLPVRSFELHMAWRGSQDNDPGERWLRSRIQMFFGDPDSLA; translated from the coding sequence ATGAATCGTAATGACCTGCGTCGTGTCGACCTGAACCTGTTGATCGTCTTCGAAACACTGATGCACGAACGCAGCGTGACCCGCGCTGCGGAGAAACTGTTCCTCGGCCAGCCGGCCATCAGCGCGGCGCTCTCGCGCCTGCGCGGGCTGTTCGATGACCCGCTGTTCGTGCGCACCGGCCGCAGCATGGAGCCTTCCGCCCGGGCGGTGGAAATCTTCGCCCTGCTCTCGCCGGCCCTGGATTCGATTTCCACCGCAGTCAGTCGCGCGGCAGAGTTCGACCCGGCGACCAGCACCGCGGTGTTTCGCATCGGCCTGTCGGACGATGTCGAGTTCGCGCTGCTGCCGATGCTGCTCAAGCGGCTGCGCGCCGAGGCACCGGGTATCGTGCTGGTGGTGCGTCGGGCCAACTACATTCTGATGCCGAGCCTGCTGGCCTCGGGCGAAATTTCCATCGGCGTCAGCTACACCGCCGACCTGCCGGCCAACGCCAAGCGCAAGGTATTGCGCCGCAGCATGCCGAAACTGTTGCGCGCCGACACGGTGCCGGGGCCGTTGAGTCTGGATGACTTCTGCGCCCGCCCCCACGCGCTGGTGTCGTTCGCGGGCGACCTGAGCGGCTTTATAGATGAAGAGCTGGAGAAGCTGGGGCGCAAACGGCATGTCGTGCTGGCAGTGCCGCAGTTCAACGGGTTGAGCACACTGATCAGCGGCACCGATATCGTGGCCACCGTCCCGGACTATACCGCCGAAGCGTTGACCGCGGCCGGTGGTGTTCGGGCAGAGGACCCGCCGTTGCCGGTGCGCAGCTTTGAATTGCACATGGCCTGGCGCGGGTCGCAGGACAATGATCCGGGTGAGCGGTGGTTACGGTCGCGGATTCAGATGTTTTTCGGGGATCCGGATAGCCTGGCTTGA
- a CDS encoding efflux RND transporter permease subunit: MNFSQFFISRPIFAAVLSLLILIAGAISLFQLPISEYPEVVPPTVVVRANFPGANPKVIGETVAAPLEQAITGVENMLYMSSQSTADGKITLTITFALGTDLDNAQVQVQNRVTRSEPKLPEEVTRIGITVDKASPDLTMVVHLTSPDKRYDMLYLSNYALLNIKDELARLGGVGDVQLFGMGDYSLRVWLDPNKTASRNLTATDVVTAIREQNRQVAAGALGAPPAPNATAFQLSVNTQGRLVSEEEFENIIIRSGENGEITRLKDIARVELGSSQYALRSLLNNQPAVAIPIFQRPGSNAIQISNDVRAKMAELKKNFPEGMDFSIVYDPTIFVRGSIEAVVHTLFEALILVVLVVILFLQTWRASIIPLVAVPVSLIGTFAVMHLFGFSLNALSLFGLVLAIGIVVDDAIVVVENVERNIGLGLTPVEATKRAMREVTGPIIATALVLCAVFIPAAFISGLTGQFYKQFALTIAISTVISAFNSLTLSPALAAVLLKSHDAPKDRFSKVLDKIFGGWLFRPFNRFFDKASHGYVGTVGRVIRSSGIALLLYAGLMVLTFFGFSNTPTGFVPGQDKQYLVAFAQLPDAASLDRTEDVIKRMSDLALKQPGVESAVAFPGLSINGFTNSPNAGIVFVTLKPFDERKDPSMSAGAIAGALNGQYAGIQEAYMAIFPPPPVQGLGTIGGFRLQIEDRGNLGYDELYKETMNIIAKSRSVPELAGLFTSYTVNVPQVDAAIDREKAKTHGVAVSDIFDTLQIYLGSLYANDFNRFGRTYQVNVQAEQQFRLESDQIGQLKVRNNRGEMIPLATFIKVSDTSGPDRVMHYNGFITAEINGAAAPGYSSGQAQKAIEKLLKDELPNGMTYEWTDLTYQQILSGNTALFVFPLCVLLAFLVLAAQYESWSLPLAVILIVPMTLLSAITGVIASGGDNNIFTQIGLIVLVGLACKNAILIVEFAKDKQQEGLGPLAAVLEACRLRLRPILMTSFAFIMGVVPLVFSSGAGAEMRHAMGVAVFSGMLGVTFFGLLLTPVFYVLIRNFVERGEQRKAAKALKLEKQLEAQQ, translated from the coding sequence ATGAATTTCTCCCAATTCTTCATTTCACGGCCGATCTTCGCAGCGGTGCTGTCGCTGCTGATCCTGATCGCCGGCGCGATCTCGCTGTTCCAGTTGCCGATCAGCGAATACCCGGAAGTGGTGCCACCGACTGTGGTGGTCCGCGCCAACTTCCCGGGCGCCAACCCTAAGGTCATCGGTGAAACCGTGGCCGCTCCGCTGGAGCAAGCCATCACCGGCGTCGAGAACATGCTGTACATGTCCTCGCAGTCCACTGCTGACGGCAAGATCACCCTGACCATCACCTTCGCCCTGGGCACCGACCTGGACAACGCGCAGGTACAAGTGCAGAACCGCGTGACCCGGTCCGAGCCGAAACTTCCCGAGGAAGTGACGCGCATCGGTATCACCGTCGACAAGGCATCGCCCGACCTGACCATGGTTGTGCACTTGACCTCGCCGGACAAACGCTACGACATGCTCTACCTGTCCAACTACGCCTTGCTCAACATCAAGGATGAGCTGGCGCGTCTGGGCGGTGTCGGTGATGTGCAGCTGTTCGGCATGGGCGATTACTCGCTGCGGGTGTGGCTCGATCCGAACAAGACCGCTTCGCGCAACCTGACCGCCACCGATGTGGTCACCGCGATTCGTGAACAGAACCGTCAAGTGGCGGCCGGTGCCCTGGGTGCTCCGCCTGCGCCGAATGCCACGGCATTCCAGCTGTCGGTCAATACCCAAGGCCGTCTGGTGTCCGAGGAAGAGTTCGAGAACATCATCATTCGCTCTGGCGAAAATGGTGAAATCACTCGCCTCAAAGACATCGCTCGTGTCGAACTCGGCTCCAGCCAATACGCCCTGCGCTCCTTGCTGAACAACCAACCGGCGGTGGCGATCCCGATCTTCCAGCGCCCGGGCTCCAACGCAATTCAGATCTCCAACGACGTTCGGGCGAAAATGGCCGAACTGAAGAAGAACTTCCCGGAAGGCATGGACTTCAGCATTGTTTATGACCCGACGATCTTCGTGCGCGGCTCCATCGAGGCGGTGGTTCACACCCTCTTCGAAGCACTGATCCTGGTTGTGCTGGTGGTGATCCTGTTCCTGCAAACCTGGCGCGCCTCGATCATCCCGTTGGTGGCGGTGCCGGTTTCGCTGATCGGTACGTTTGCCGTGATGCACCTGTTCGGCTTCTCGCTGAACGCCCTGTCGCTGTTCGGACTGGTACTGGCCATCGGTATCGTGGTCGACGATGCGATTGTGGTGGTGGAGAACGTCGAGCGAAACATCGGGCTCGGGTTAACCCCTGTGGAAGCCACCAAGCGTGCGATGCGTGAAGTGACCGGTCCGATCATCGCGACGGCGCTGGTGCTGTGTGCGGTGTTTATCCCGGCCGCGTTCATCTCCGGCTTGACCGGGCAGTTCTACAAACAGTTTGCCCTGACGATTGCGATTTCGACCGTGATCTCGGCTTTCAACTCGCTGACCTTGTCGCCAGCACTGGCCGCCGTGTTGCTCAAGAGCCATGACGCGCCAAAGGACCGCTTCTCCAAGGTGCTGGACAAGATCTTCGGTGGCTGGCTGTTCCGTCCGTTCAACCGTTTCTTTGACAAGGCCAGCCACGGCTATGTCGGCACCGTGGGCCGGGTTATCCGCAGCAGCGGTATTGCCCTGCTGCTGTACGCAGGCCTGATGGTGTTGACCTTCTTCGGGTTCTCCAACACCCCGACCGGTTTCGTACCCGGCCAGGACAAGCAATACCTGGTGGCCTTCGCGCAACTACCGGATGCCGCGAGCCTGGACCGTACCGAAGACGTGATCAAGCGCATGTCCGACCTGGCCCTGAAACAGCCTGGCGTGGAAAGCGCGGTGGCCTTCCCCGGCCTGTCGATCAACGGTTTCACCAACAGCCCTAACGCCGGCATCGTGTTCGTCACCCTGAAGCCTTTCGACGAGCGTAAGGATCCGAGCATGTCCGCCGGTGCGATTGCCGGTGCGTTGAACGGCCAGTACGCCGGGATTCAGGAAGCCTACATGGCGATCTTCCCGCCACCGCCGGTACAAGGCCTGGGGACCATTGGTGGTTTCCGCCTGCAGATCGAAGACCGGGGCAACCTGGGCTATGACGAGCTGTACAAAGAAACCATGAACATCATCGCCAAGAGCCGCAGCGTGCCGGAACTGGCCGGTCTGTTCACCAGTTACACCGTGAACGTGCCGCAAGTCGATGCCGCCATCGACCGGGAAAAAGCCAAGACCCACGGCGTGGCCGTCAGCGACATCTTCGACACCCTGCAGATCTACCTGGGTTCGTTGTATGCCAACGACTTCAACCGCTTCGGTCGCACCTATCAGGTCAACGTTCAGGCCGAGCAACAGTTCCGCCTCGAATCGGACCAGATCGGTCAACTGAAAGTGCGTAACAACCGCGGCGAGATGATCCCGTTGGCGACCTTCATCAAGGTCAGCGACACCTCCGGGCCAGACCGCGTGATGCACTACAACGGCTTCATCACCGCTGAAATCAACGGTGCGGCAGCCCCAGGCTACAGCTCCGGCCAAGCCCAGAAAGCCATCGAGAAACTGCTCAAGGATGAACTTCCGAACGGCATGACCTACGAGTGGACCGACCTGACCTACCAGCAGATTCTGTCCGGCAACACCGCGCTGTTCGTGTTCCCGCTCTGCGTACTGCTGGCGTTCCTGGTACTCGCGGCTCAATACGAAAGCTGGAGCCTGCCGCTGGCGGTGATCCTGATCGTACCGATGACCCTGCTGTCGGCCATTACCGGGGTGATTGCCTCGGGCGGCGACAACAACATCTTTACCCAGATCGGCTTGATCGTACTGGTGGGACTTGCATGCAAGAACGCGATTCTGATCGTCGAGTTTGCCAAGGATAAACAGCAAGAAGGCCTCGGCCCGCTGGCAGCGGTACTGGAAGCTTGCCGTCTGCGTCTGCGGCCGATCCTGATGACCTCCTTCGCGTTCATCATGGGTGTTGTGCCTCTGGTCTTCTCCAGCGGTGCCGGTGCCGAAATGCGTCATGCCATGGGTGTGGC
- a CDS encoding zinc-dependent alcohol dehydrogenase family protein has translation MSRTIRFHKFGPAEVLKCEEHATALPAPGEVQVRVEAIGISWYDILWRQNLASSHARLPSGLGHEMAGVVTALGEGVDDLAIGDKVASFPAESPNDYPVYGEQIVLPRSALTRYPDVLSPVEASVHYTPLLIAYFAYADLARVKPGQFALVTDASHCAGPSFVQLGKALGVRVIAATKTADEREYLLSLGAEKVIVTEEEDLLMRINKITDNRGVDVVFDGLGGPQMSLLGDVLAPRGSLVLYGLQGGNQTPFPACAAFQKNIQFFVHCIGNFTGKPELGILQDQAALQRALRDINQLTADRVLLPLKTRVFPFSEFVQAHRYMDECPCRERVALKVEPA, from the coding sequence ATGTCCCGCACGATCCGTTTTCACAAGTTTGGTCCGGCCGAGGTGCTCAAATGCGAAGAGCATGCGACCGCTCTGCCTGCGCCGGGCGAAGTGCAGGTGCGTGTCGAGGCGATTGGCATCAGCTGGTACGACATTCTCTGGCGCCAGAACCTGGCTTCGTCCCATGCTCGCCTGCCTTCAGGCCTGGGTCATGAAATGGCCGGCGTGGTCACGGCGCTCGGCGAGGGCGTCGATGACCTGGCCATCGGTGACAAGGTCGCCAGCTTCCCGGCCGAAAGCCCCAACGACTATCCGGTCTACGGTGAACAGATCGTTCTGCCGCGTTCGGCTCTGACCCGCTACCCGGACGTGCTCAGTCCGGTCGAAGCCAGCGTGCACTACACACCGTTGTTGATTGCCTATTTTGCTTATGCCGATCTGGCTCGCGTCAAGCCCGGGCAATTCGCTCTGGTAACCGACGCCAGTCACTGCGCCGGGCCGTCGTTCGTGCAGTTGGGCAAAGCCCTCGGCGTGCGAGTGATCGCTGCGACCAAAACCGCGGACGAGCGTGAGTATCTGCTGTCGCTGGGTGCCGAGAAAGTCATCGTCACTGAAGAAGAAGATCTGCTGATGCGGATCAACAAAATTACCGACAACCGCGGTGTGGATGTGGTGTTCGATGGCCTGGGTGGTCCGCAGATGTCACTGCTCGGCGATGTGCTCGCACCTCGCGGCAGCCTGGTGCTCTATGGCCTGCAAGGCGGTAACCAGACCCCATTCCCGGCCTGTGCGGCGTTCCAGAAAAACATTCAGTTCTTCGTGCACTGCATCGGCAACTTCACCGGCAAGCCGGAACTGGGCATCCTCCAGGATCAGGCTGCGTTGCAACGCGCCCTGCGCGACATCAACCAGTTGACCGCGGACCGTGTGCTGCTACCGCTCAAGACTCGGGTCTTCCCGTTTTCCGAGTTTGTCCAAGCGCATCGCTATATGGATGAATGCCCATGTCGCGAACGGGTCGCCCTGAAGGTCGAACCTGCCTGA
- the mexE gene encoding multidrug efflux RND transporter periplasmic adaptor subunit MexE, which produces MEQSFKHLRFPLALLAVMVMSACGKTPDAAATMPAAKVSVAKVLEQPVNEWDEFTGRLEAPETVEIRPRVSGQIDDVTFTEGALVKKGDLLFQIDPRPFQAEVRRLEALVAQARATATRSENEAQRGERLRTSNAISAELADSRTSAAQEARAAVGALQAQLDLAKLNLSFTRVTAPISGRVSRAEITAGNLVTADTTALTSVVSTDKVYAYFDADERVFLKYNQLARQGQRGATTPVYMGLSNEDGNPHQGQMNFVDNQVNPKTGTIRGRAVFDNSDGSYTPGLYARLKLVGSGTYSAVLINDEAVGTDLGKKFVLVMDADNKTAYRPVELGPKIEGLRIVRSGLNKDDTIIVKGLQRVRPGSPVTPEVIPMASKETLAALAQQRQALEASNLPQVAPAKVAPGTVVKVAAATPRG; this is translated from the coding sequence ATGGAACAGTCATTCAAACATTTGCGCTTCCCCTTGGCCCTGTTGGCCGTGATGGTGATGAGCGCCTGCGGCAAGACTCCGGACGCTGCCGCCACCATGCCCGCGGCGAAAGTCAGTGTGGCCAAGGTGCTGGAGCAACCGGTCAACGAGTGGGACGAATTCACCGGGCGCCTTGAAGCGCCGGAAACGGTTGAGATTCGTCCACGGGTCTCCGGCCAGATCGATGACGTAACCTTCACCGAAGGCGCATTGGTCAAGAAAGGCGATCTGTTGTTCCAGATCGACCCGCGTCCGTTCCAGGCTGAGGTCCGCCGCCTCGAAGCCCTGGTTGCGCAAGCTCGCGCCACAGCCACCCGCAGCGAAAACGAAGCCCAACGCGGCGAACGTCTGCGCACCAGCAACGCGATTTCCGCCGAACTCGCCGACTCGCGCACCAGCGCTGCTCAAGAAGCTCGCGCCGCCGTCGGCGCGCTTCAGGCACAACTGGACCTGGCCAAACTGAACCTGAGCTTCACCCGCGTGACTGCGCCTATCAGCGGTCGCGTCAGCCGGGCGGAAATCACCGCCGGCAACCTTGTGACCGCCGATACCACCGCCCTGACCAGCGTGGTGTCCACCGACAAGGTCTACGCCTACTTCGATGCCGACGAGCGCGTGTTCCTCAAGTACAACCAGCTCGCCCGCCAGGGTCAACGCGGCGCCACCACCCCGGTTTACATGGGTCTGTCCAATGAAGACGGCAACCCGCACCAGGGCCAGATGAACTTCGTCGACAACCAGGTCAACCCGAAGACCGGCACCATCCGCGGTCGTGCGGTGTTCGACAACAGCGATGGCAGCTACACCCCGGGCCTTTATGCACGCCTGAAACTGGTGGGCAGCGGCACTTACTCCGCGGTACTGATCAACGACGAAGCAGTGGGTACCGACCTGGGTAAAAAGTTCGTGCTGGTGATGGATGCCGACAACAAAACGGCTTACCGCCCCGTCGAACTGGGTCCGAAGATCGAAGGTTTGCGCATCGTGCGCAGCGGCCTGAACAAGGACGACACCATCATCGTCAAGGGCTTGCAACGGGTTCGTCCTGGCTCACCGGTCACCCCTGAGGTGATTCCGATGGCCAGCAAGGAAACCCTCGCGGCCCTCGCACAACAACGACAAGCGCTGGAAGCCAGCAACCTGCCCCAAGTCGCACCTGCCAAGGTTGCGCCGGGTACGGTTGTGAAAGTGGCTGCTGCGACTCCACGCGGTTAA